acggctaaggagggcttttgtgcacacacatacacacaaacacgtttggccaaaagagtcattgtgccgaaagggtcatttagccgaaagtgtcgtttggccgaaagggtcgtttggccgaaagggtcgtttggtcgaaagagtcatttggccgaaagggtcatttggccgaaagggtcgtttggccgaaagagtaatttgtcctaaagggtcatttggccggaaaggtcatatggccgaaagggccattggaccgaaatggtcattaggccgaaagggtcattaggccgcaAGAGTCAtaaggccaaaagggtcataaggccaaaagggtcatttggctgaaagagtcatttggcagaaagggccatttggccgaaagggaaatttagccgaaaggatcctttggccgaaagtgtgagacgtctcatttcgcGATCCtcgttttttacagtgagaagtgagaaatgaggaatgagaatagaaacgtctctcttcttactcctaatctatcacttttcaaatgacctattcggcaaaatgtcttattcggctaaatgtcctttttagccaaatgacccattcggcctaatgactcttttggtcaaatgacccttccggccaaatgactctttcagccaaatgacccggcgaaatgatcctttcggcgaAATGATTCTTTCGGCCCAACGACCTTTCCGGCCAAACTAccgtttaggccaaatgaccctttcgatcaaacgaccctttcggcaaacaaccgattgtataacatttcaccgaaaactatttcgcggaattccttttcgctgttgaacatttcgcggaataacatttggcggtttgtaacttttcgcggtacaacatttggcggtttgtaccttttcgccgaatgacttttggcggaatgtacattttcgcggaatgcaccatttcgcggaatattaataataatagcctttgtCAATTCAGCATTATTATCTGCGATTATCACCGtgttaaaacaaaattcattacaaaaattcttcaaaaattacctgttatacgatttccacattgtagtGGTTGAATatgatgctcgttaactatagtttcgtaaatattacgtcaattgtgctgaacttatgttATGAACTTAtgtaccgcaacattagggcataccacaacgataggacgttttaccctacatCGGATACAGGTGGGCGCTTATTCGGCTTAAGTCAATAATGGTGCATGATCACTTCTTTAGAAGTagacgcttgcccggattaaggcgaTGAtctaattccttctttgaaaataggcgcttgcctggattaaggAAACGGTGGATgtaactccttctttaaaagtaggcgcttgcccggcataaagcaatggtggatgtgatcccttctttaaaaatgggcATTTGCCAAAAATGTAGCAATGTTGGAAATGGTTTCTTTCTTTAAagaaggcgcatgcccggattaaggcaatggtagatgttatcccttctttagaagtaggaTTCCTTCTTAAGAAGAAGACATTTGCCTGGACTTGTAGCAATAACATCTTtaatgaaagcaaataatttgaCATAAAGTGATATTATctttaaaagttttattttcaaattgtaGATATGACTCAATCTTTGAAATGAAGTCTGCGTCTTGAATAAGGCTAAGAAATGTGATATCCATTcgtaaaaaactcaaaggtgcagcccaatcgggttgtacgcaaaggtgacgtaggactacgtatctatacgaaatggagggtatttttcatcataatttgtgtaaatttattagcattgtgcaaactgctcggaggtcaaccgaatcaagaaactgaaggtagctcccagttggatgaaccagccgtggaaaaggaacgactcatcggccgcatcgccactgaaggcattcgtctatctttcagtggatatcatcagaatcctagaagacattatgctcacAAATGTCCGgacgaaaggaaaaaaatacgcagaatcggaggtggcgcgaaacaaaacacaaatatattaatttgcaacgttcaacgacttccgcccgcgatggaagcgtacatgcatcgttttctatagcgctggtgtttacccagacaaacagactgttcggctgtttaaacgacaatgacgattttggaaagatttgttgtttttaataatgcgccatttgaaaaactaaggcagctaaacgacatttttcactaaggtggcgtcttcatcgatttggccgtcgtcgacggaaagtgaaattttctgccaagattctttggttttgtttcgttagtcattagaaatgatatcgatttttttcgggttaccatcgtttggcgacgacagaaagttgcccttcggtagcacaaccacaagcgcacttcggagggagatgcaatgagtttgttcaaatggatggcgtcagtagcagtcaaatggaatttcctcccaagattttgattatgttttgttgtagttgaggattgaaaagctccattatttgaaaatgtcggttctttacagtaccattattttacacaagggtagtttaatccgggatgcaagaatgttcatcaaagtccaaaattaatagtttggcgtTAACAGAAGGTTTTTCTTCGATAGCAGAATGAAAAGCGCGCGTCGGTGAGTGACAACgcaacaaatttgttcgaatgaatggaatcgcttacagcaaccgaactatcacgccaaacgccaattccaccgaaacagtccattttgcaatcaaccctttctgttcagaagatgctgatcctgagaaggaccaattttgtgtccccaatgcacgattccaataactaactgcaacccaATGCTTGTCGAAACGTTAGGGTTAGAATTCCACTTCGTGTTGTTATTGTTCGACGACCACTCGATGAGTTTTcgctaagacgccaccatttggaataaattttcagcatcgccactgcatCGCACGGGATCGaaacataaaatgctggtttgttgaggttgaatgacgaccaccaacgcagacttccaccaccaattcgatgattttcctttgaaaatactatcagagcgccttcgtgctgctgtgttcgctccgctgcgtcggctctgcgtaaaatcttatttaaccgctctctgcgaaatccctatcaaaatggctcgcgcgctagaaagcagctttcttgtattcaatgaattaagcccgttagctccgcccctttgtggtctggtataggtgtaaatataatgtgcactcataacgattaatgaaggggcggggctaatgaaattacttcattagatataagaaagctggttaTCGACGCGtgtgagccattttgatcgggactccgcagacaacggaccgttcggaggatgacaaattttaagaatcttatgaaattttctcgcaagattctgaattttgttatgagatgttgtttatctaagatgcgtattgttgcgaggaatgacaacagaaatttgactcaagacgaagtttctccatactacaaaacattatctttcggcatctgtctgtccgagcgacgttcaccgatgggtggttgctgtagaaagtttccactgaggtggcgtcttcattgattttatacaaaaggcaccattttatacaaaagaaggttgatccgaaataaactttcttcaaagtgcaaagctcaatcgtaaatagcaaaTTTGATGGCGCGTCGgaggagatgatgtagtgaattttaatggatggaatcactaacagcaaccaagttaccacgccaaacccacgGAAACAGTcctttttcgcaattaactctttcttttcgtaaaatgttggtcctgagaagaaccaattttcttttcccaattcccattcaaataactaactgcatccaatcgcttgtcgacaccttgcgctgcaactgtccgacagccacttgatgatttttcgctaagcctccaaaagttgaaataaatttacagcattgcaacactgccacccacttcgtgctgctgtgtccgctccgctgcatcgaatgtcgaaccgctctctgtggaatcccgatcaaaatggctcgcgcgcgccgaacaacagctttcttatatttaataaatttagccccgcccctttgtgagctgatatggttgtaaatataatgtgcactcataacgattaatgaaggggcgggactaatggaattacttcattagatataagaaagctgcttttcggcgcgcgcgagccaattCGCTCGGGTTTCCCCAGACAACGGACAGTTCGGAGAATaataaattctaagaatcctatgaaacttTTTCACaagattgttgcgaggaatgacaacagaagtttgactcaagacgaagtttcttcatattacaaaacattttctttcggcatgtgtctgtccgagcgacgttcaccgatggttagttgctgtagatagtttccactgaggtggcgtcttcattgattttatacaaaagaaggttgatccgactatccgaaataaactttcttcaaagtgcaaaactcaatcgtaaatagcgaatttgatagcgcgtcggagggagatgatgcagtaaatttgaatggatggaatcactaacagcaaccaaactaccacgctaaacccgatgtCACCGAAACAGTCTTTTTTCGCAATCAaatctttcttttcataaaatgttggtcctgagaagaatcaatttttttcccaatgttcctttccaactaactgacaccacaatttgtaataaattttcagcatcggcactggcggtgcagGATCGCCtgagtgctatttttatggtcaaccttttcttcatatgaaattctggttcgttgaggttgaatgatctgcagcaacacatcgaggaccaccaccaatgcgattgatttcctttgaaaatgttattagcgcctccgtgatgctgtgttcgctccgcgCACTTtaatgcgtctgctctgcgtgaaaccttgttcaaactgaggattagatccaaatccgcaagtgattgattttttatgtctgtgctagtgatgcatgaacgtgattggttagtttacctatttctaaacttttcatcaattatcgataataaatagttgaaaatcagtatttacaaataaatacaaagaagcgttgactcatccttgatcgaatggtccaaaaaaaatgaaaatccatcgagaaacggcttagatattaaagtttaaagtctatcatattttcgtgacggtccccgattttcgcaatcgtaaagtgtaccccaatatagaaaacacagacgtagtcctacgtcaaaaattggTATCAGACAAAtgtgaatttattttttgataaatagtagggtagagaaccatttgggcagcaccccctattcccgtcagcaacgttcattactcgagctcATTACAATCGAATTGCTTGTTTTTTAacacatggttagtttctgtcgaaaTCTATCTGTACAATAaacaagccatttggttggaacgctgTTGTGTTATTAACGTTGTGGaagggaatagggggtgctgtccaaatggtcccgctccctttCCATCgttccgaaaattgtctaatatgttaaaTAAACCCTTCAGTTAAATCAATTATACCGAAGAATTCTTCATTACTAAATAATGCCAAATCCTTGTTATGCAAAATCACCTTCTTCATATAATTCTTTctctagggtaaatgatatattttggacatgtacatattttggacaagcctgagcttcttcgatcaattttagataatgtgtaagaaaatttttatcgaaagtatgatcattgcatacttttacctcgactctagcggctcctaatgagaattcacaaataaactattatttatctttaaaattatctaaactgtaaagctttctaccaaagtgcctgctggatgcaagtatgcaggagaacatgcattataagactcttcgtaacatgcacctgaaacacgtttaaattggttcaaacggcaatcttgaggtcctgcagccaaagtttgattgcaattgagatactaacatattccaatcgcttaacatgaacttgagacggatgaaaaaggagtgaccaaaatgaagttatgtttttatgcatcagacatttattggtcaccccatgtacagtacatggatgaaccattaattgccaactttcaggctgttttcaatgatatcgataagattgcgaaacaatgttaatttctggtttaatctatgtcagttaagcaaataaatgcatttcaatgaatgtggatacgtgtaggtaagtcataccattgagatctgtaggtggccatttttaaattaggagaaaatgactctgtccaaaatatatgcattttccatgtcgaaattatatatttgatgtccaaaaagaaaatatttcagttcgcagtatatcacagtttacacctagtaaacgtaatttactcaaaaattgtgcaatggagacacaagactaacCATAGGTTAtgaatttggatgaacctagtggttttcaattgttttatactattcaatctcgatatatttttctaatgaatgccctgcgcttgtccaaaatacatcatttaccctattctTTAAGAATCAATAATAATCGGAATTTCCAattttactatttctggggaatggtacattctggcaaattgcattctggcaaattgcattctggcaaattacattctggcaaattgcattctggcaaatggtctattctggggaatggctttctgttatatggtccattctggcaaatgggtttctggaaaaaaaaatcattctggccaattgattctggcaaatgtcGTTCATTcggcaaatgaccttttcggtcaaatgttctattcggcctcAATGacgtattcgaccaaatgacctattcggctgcatgctaaatgactttcggcctaatgacctattcgccaaatggtatattcggccaaacaactttcggcctagtggccttcgtcCAAATGGCATTCGTCCGAACGGCCCTTCCCTTTTATTTACACTTCCACTGTGCATTTCTCTTTTTAAAGGAAGCATTGCACCAGACCAACATGCAACTAAGGTGATAGCACCAAACCGCACTCTGCAGCACTATAATGTGATTGAGTGACTGTCGACACTATTCATGAAGCCCTATTGATAATATATTTATTAGTTGAGATATTGATATGTTTAATTTGAATagaacaaatcaaataaatttttcgaagTTGAAGTGCCAACCTCTTGGAATGTAAGAATATTTGTAAAACTTAACCCAGAGTACGTGGTCAATTTATTCCTGTGTTCTAAATTCTAATTACAATGAGTTGTGAGACAATAATGTTGTTATTGAGGATGCGATACCAGaataaaagaatgaagaaaaacgcTCAATCATTATTGAATATACTTTTTACATTACTCTTCATTCGCCTTTCGCGCTATAATATCGTACCAATGTTTTCTTTCAGAATAAAAGCAAAAGTTCTCATGCATAATGGATTTCTGCAATTGCCATCAACTTATAAACAACGTTTCCGAACGATAAACTCAACAAGCACAGTTCCATCGAAGGTGTGAATTAATCATCAGTTGATAATTGCATTCCGAATTCGATGGCGATTTTCGGCGAGTATTTGAAGCAGCAATTTATTTTGCTCCTTCTGCCAGGTTCATGTCATCGACCGCGAAAGGAAGCCCCGTGATGTGTCCGTTGTACTTCTCGTGGAGCTGGAGCCAGAGAGCTAAACGTTTCGGATCCGGGACGGTCATTTGCAACTCCTGATCTATGTTAAGATATCGctcttcaaatttttcattctCGCTTGGGTTCAACATTGGTAACGGGTCCCAACGGAACGGCAATGTAGAATTTGAATCTGCAGGAGTAGGATCCGAATATTTGGAGAAGTTCGTCCACATGCGAACCATCGTTTGACGCATTTGATAGGACTTGTCGGTTTCGGGGACTGCGGCTATGGTTGCCGAGCTGAATAAGTAGAACAGATCGTCCATGTGTCCGGCTCCTTTGAAGGGCGGAAGCTTGGCCAAGTTCTTGCCGTTGTTCAAAGCGCCATCGAAAGCAAATCGGAACAGATAGACTTTGGGATTATGCTGCACAATGCTACTAAAGTATGCCAAGAAGTACGATGTGATTCCGGCCTTTTCGGAAACGTATTGTAGGAAGTCTTGCATGTCGGTTTCCGTCACTGTTTTGCCGTCGAAAAAGCTATTTCTGATCTCTTCACCGACTTGTTTGGCAATGGGGCTGAAAAAGTCCACGTTGACACTTCTTGGAATTAATCGTTCAACTTCGACATCGTAATCCTTAAGGTGTCGGAGGGCATTCATGAGCTCGAAGGATCCCTCTGCGTCATTGGTTCCAATTATTACCGGAATGTTGAAGGACCCTGGCGATTTTATAAGTTCCAGCGGATTTTTGGTAAGAATGGCACCATTGGATCCCTCTCGTTCCACAACGTGGGCGAATGGAATTTGATAAACTTCTTCCATTTTGCGTTCCTTTGGTGAAAGTACCTCAAACTGTCTCTTAACCAGCTGTTCTGCCGATGCTCGCTTCAACACAATTAATGCTTCTTTATCACAACTTCCCTTGTATCCGAACAATTTAGCGAGGTCCCGGGCCTTTCGCAGCATTTCAGTACCATACGTGAAGTCGCACATATGGTGACCGCATTGAAGAATGGCCTTATGGAAGTACTTCTTGGAAACATCCGACATGCAGTGCAGACCAACACAACTTCCTCCGGAGCTAGAACCAACCAAAGTTACATTCGTCGGATCCCCACCGAACATGGCAATGTTCTCGTTAACCCACCGGAGAGCCATGAGCTGGAATACAATGAAACCTAATTAATTGACAAACCATCGTTAAACCTCCTCTAGTCATACTTGATCCTTCAAGGCACCGTTCCCGTGGATCCCCGCATCCGGTAAGCACAAGAACCCAAGAACCCCCACGCGGTAGTTCATGGTAACGAACACAACCCCTTCCTGGACCATGTAGTTCGGATTGTACAGCAAACTGTCGCCGTTTCCTCCGATCAAGCCACCTCCGTGAACAAACACCATCACCGGAAGCTTCGACTCCACCTTCCCTCGTGCAGGCAGCTCCGGAGTGTACACGTTCACATAGAGTCCATCCTCACGCCCACTGATTTTCCTTGTCAGAAGATTCATCCCAATGCAGTAGCTTCGCTCTTGCGAGCAGTCCAGGACCATCGCCGGAAACTTTTCTAATGGGACGGGTGCTTCGAAGCGCAAATCTCCGATCGGTGGACGAGCGtagggaattcctttgaagtaGAAGTATTCCGAACCATTCGGTAGAATATCCCGAACTCCGTTAACCATACCCTGCCGTAGGGTAACGATTTTGCGGTTGTTCTGGACGGCTGGCTCGCCGTTCGCGGTAGTTCTTCGCATCACCATGTTGAACTCCGAGTGTGGTTGCGTATGGTTAGCGTTCGTCTCGAATCCAACTGACTGGCCGTCGACGATCGATGGAGTTGATTTTTAAATGCACCTCGAACGCGTCACGTCGTACGGTTGGATGGTCATTAATAATTCAACCGGTAGTCTCCGACGCGATTAGCTCATTACAATTGCAATTAATTGGGCCGGTTTCGATCGAATATATTGTTTGGTTCATTCAAGCCGGTCGGGCGGTGGCAGTGCATTTTGCACGGAGGAGCTGCTGCACGGGATTCGAGGATAAAAAGTGCACAAAAGAGAACTGCAGTAACCAGGGatgaaaatgtcatttcgaaTGATTATTAGCCTCATGTTAGAAGTCATTTCAAATCAGGATTTTTAATAAACTGATAATGGTCAATGATCATATAACTTTATCTAGCAGAGCATTGTTCCTAACATAAAGTGTGTGacattgaatttcaaaaatgttatgGAATGTTATTAAATTAATGCTATTGGATAAAAAATGACAtgtgcagagaactctacggcCTCTCATAGATGTAACacaggaggttttggaattgttagtgtgaaaaatataacagtaggaatcgtttaaGTGGAACATGAAACTCAGAAAATGCAAAGATAGCTATACAAGGcttctgcttataaggcagaagcggtagccactaggcCACCGAGCTTGCCAAGTTATAGTCACATTTAAATTACACGAACTTTCATTTTGCCATACTGCGTCATTGATAGCCGAATTCAAATGATAGGTACTTCtcacccaaccagcggttgttagattttctaacaattctgtataagaatctaccaaaacctgtataagaactgggcatatgcgaaattgctagattcttatacaaatgttgtataagaatctaacaatattgtaagcttttcttacattttttgtataagaatccaacaattttgcatatgccaa
The nucleotide sequence above comes from Armigeres subalbatus isolate Guangzhou_Male chromosome 3, GZ_Asu_2, whole genome shotgun sequence. Encoded proteins:
- the LOC134226578 gene encoding esterase B1-like; its protein translation is MVMRRTTANGEPAVQNNRKIVTLRQGMVNGVRDILPNGSEYFYFKGIPYARPPIGDLRFEAPVPLEKFPAMVLDCSQERSYCIGMNLLTRKISGREDGLYVNVYTPELPARGKVESKLPVMVFVHGGGLIGGNGDSLLYNPNYMVQEGVVFVTMNYRVGVLGFLCLPDAGIHGNGALKDQLMALRWVNENIAMFGGDPTNVTLVGSSSGGSCVGLHCMSDVSKKYFHKAILQCGHHMCDFTYGTEMLRKARDLAKLFGYKGSCDKEALIVLKRASAEQLVKRQFEVLSPKERKMEEVYQIPFAHVVEREGSNGAILTKNPLELIKSPGSFNIPVIIGTNDAEGSFELMNALRHLKDYDVEVERLIPRSVNVDFFSPIAKQVGEEIRNSFFDGKTVTETDMQDFLQYVSEKAGITSYFLAYFSSIVQHNPKVYLFRFAFDGALNNGKNLAKLPPFKGAGHMDDLFYLFSSATIAAVPETDKSYQMRQTMVRMWTNFSKYSDPTPADSNSTLPFRWDPLPMLNPSENEKFEERYLNIDQELQMTVPDPKRLALWLQLHEKYNGHITGLPFAVDDMNLAEGAK